ATGGTCGCGGAGAAGCTGTATCCGGTGATCGCGTTGAAGGCGAACAGGCCGATCCCAGGCCACTGGAAGATGTACTCGATCACGACCGTACCCGAGAGCAGGACCCCTGCGGTGAGACCCAGGATCGTGACCGTGGAAATGAGGGAATTCCGGAGCGCGTGCTTGTACAGGACGATGAAGTCCGAGAGGCCCTTCATCTTGGCCGTCTTCACGTAGTCCAGGGGCAGGACCTCGAGCATGGACGTTCGCGTCATTCGGGTCGCGATGCCCAAGTTCAGGAA
This portion of the Thermoplasmata archaeon genome encodes:
- a CDS encoding ABC transporter permease is translated as ILAIAVGPALGLPTKGMYSTSPTFPEITHMSVLDSLIALNFPAVGDAILHLILPAAALAFLNLGIATRMTRTSMLEVLPLDYVKTAKMKGLSDFIVLYKHALRNSLISTVTILGLTAGVLLSGTVVIEYIFQWPGIGLFAFNAITGYSFSATIAVVIVFAVGVVISNIIADLLYGLLDPRVEWR